In Streptomyces sp. NBC_00569, a single genomic region encodes these proteins:
- the rplQ gene encoding 50S ribosomal protein L17 produces the protein MPRPAKGARLGGSAAHEKLLLANLAKSLFEHGKITTTEAKARRLRPYAERLVTKAKKGDLHNRRQVLQVITDKSVIHTLFTEIAPRYENRPGGYTRITKIGNRRGDNAPMAVIELVEALTVAQQATGEAEAATKRAAKDTEAAAPAAEDTAAVEAAEESKDA, from the coding sequence ATGCCGCGTCCCGCCAAGGGTGCCCGTCTGGGCGGCAGTGCTGCGCACGAGAAGCTGCTTCTCGCGAACCTCGCGAAGTCGCTCTTCGAGCACGGCAAGATCACGACGACCGAGGCCAAGGCCCGTCGTCTGCGTCCGTACGCGGAGCGTCTGGTCACCAAGGCGAAGAAGGGCGACCTTCACAACCGCCGTCAGGTGCTCCAGGTCATCACCGACAAGAGCGTCATCCACACGCTCTTCACGGAGATCGCCCCGCGCTACGAGAACCGTCCCGGTGGTTACACCCGCATCACCAAGATCGGTAACCGCCGTGGCGACAACGCGCCCATGGCTGTCATCGAGCTGGTCGAGGCGCTGACCGTCGCGCAGCAGGCCACCGGTGAGGCCGAGGCCGCCACCAAGCGTGCCGCGAAGGACACCGAGGCTGCCGCTCCGGCCGCCGAGGACACCGCAGCGGTCGAGGCCGCTGAGGAGTCCAAGGACGCCTGA
- a CDS encoding DNA-directed RNA polymerase subunit alpha yields MLIAQRPSLTEEVVDEFRSRFVIEPLEPGFGYTLGNSLRRTLLSSIPGAAVTSIRIDGVLHEFTTVPGVKEDVTDLILNIKQLVVSSEHDEPVVMYLRKQGPGLVTAADIAPPAGVEVHNPDLVLATLNGKGKLEMELTVERGRGYVSAVQNKQVGQEIGRIPVDSIYSPVLKVTYKVEATRVEQRTDFDKLIVDVETKQAMRPRDAMASAGKTLVELFGLARELNIDAEGIDMGPSPTDAALAADLALPIEELELTVRSYNCLKREGIHSVGELVARSEADLLDIRNFGAKSIDEVKAKLAGMGLALKDSPPGFDPTAAADAFGADDDADAGFVETEQY; encoded by the coding sequence ATGCTGATCGCTCAGCGTCCCTCGTTGACCGAAGAGGTCGTCGACGAGTTCCGCTCCCGGTTCGTGATCGAGCCGCTGGAGCCGGGCTTCGGTTACACCCTCGGCAACTCCCTGCGCCGGACCCTTCTTTCCTCGATCCCGGGTGCGGCGGTCACGTCCATCCGTATCGACGGTGTCCTGCACGAGTTCACCACCGTGCCGGGCGTCAAGGAAGACGTCACCGACCTCATCCTGAACATCAAGCAGCTGGTCGTCTCCTCGGAGCACGACGAGCCGGTCGTGATGTACCTGCGCAAGCAGGGTCCGGGTCTGGTCACCGCCGCCGACATCGCGCCCCCGGCCGGTGTCGAGGTGCACAACCCCGACCTCGTCCTCGCCACGCTCAACGGCAAGGGCAAGCTGGAGATGGAGCTGACCGTCGAGCGCGGTCGCGGCTACGTCTCCGCCGTCCAGAACAAGCAGGTCGGTCAGGAGATCGGGCGCATCCCGGTCGACTCGATCTACTCGCCGGTCCTGAAGGTCACGTACAAGGTCGAGGCGACCCGTGTCGAGCAGCGCACCGACTTCGACAAGCTGATCGTCGACGTCGAGACGAAGCAGGCCATGCGTCCGCGTGACGCCATGGCGTCGGCCGGTAAGACCCTGGTCGAGCTGTTCGGTCTCGCCCGCGAGCTGAACATCGACGCCGAGGGCATCGACATGGGCCCGTCCCCCACGGACGCCGCCCTGGCCGCCGATCTGGCGCTGCCGATCGAGGAGCTCGAGCTCACCGTCCGGTCGTACAACTGCCTCAAGCGCGAGGGCATCCACTCCGTGGGTGAGCTCGTCGCCCGCTCGGAGGCGGACCTGCTCGACATCCGCAACTTCGGTGCGAAGTCGATCGACGAGGTCAAGGCGAAGCTGGCCGGTATGGGCCTCGCGCTGAAGGACTCGCCTCCCGGCTTCGACCCGACCGCCGCCGCCGACGCCTTCGGCGCCGACGACGACGCGGACGCGGGCTTCGTGGAGACCGAGCAGTACTAG
- the rpsK gene encoding 30S ribosomal protein S11 produces the protein MPPKGRQGAAKKVRRKEKKNVAHGHAHIKSTFNNTIVSITDPTGNVISWASAGHVGFKGSRKSTPFAAQMAAESAARRAQEHGMRKVDVFVKGPGSGRETAIRSLQATGLEVGSIQDVTPTPHNGCRPPKRRRV, from the coding sequence ATGCCCCCCAAGGGTCGTCAGGGCGCTGCCAAGAAGGTGCGCCGCAAGGAAAAGAAGAACGTCGCTCACGGGCACGCTCACATCAAGAGCACGTTCAACAACACGATCGTGTCCATCACGGACCCGACCGGCAACGTGATCTCCTGGGCCTCCGCCGGCCACGTCGGCTTCAAGGGCTCGCGCAAGTCCACTCCGTTCGCCGCGCAGATGGCCGCCGAGTCGGCCGCGCGTCGCGCTCAGGAGCACGGCATGCGCAAGGTTGACGTCTTCGTCAAGGGTCCGGGCTCCGGCCGCGAGACCGCGATCCGCTCCCTCCAGGCCACGGGCCTCGAGGTCGGTTCGATCCAGGACGTCACGCCGACCCCGCACAACGGCTGCCGTCCGCCCAAGCGTCGCCGCGTCTGA
- the rpsM gene encoding 30S ribosomal protein S13: MARLEGVDLPRDKRVEVALTYVFGIGRTLSQQTLDATGVDRNIRVRDLSEEDLIKIREYVDANIQTEGDLRREIQADIRRKVEIGCYQGLRHRRGLPVRGQRTSTNARTRKGPRRAIAGKKKPGKK, translated from the coding sequence ATGGCACGCCTTGAAGGCGTTGACCTCCCGCGCGACAAGCGCGTAGAGGTTGCCCTCACCTACGTGTTCGGCATTGGCCGCACGCTGTCCCAGCAGACGCTGGACGCCACCGGTGTGGACCGCAACATCCGCGTTCGTGATCTGTCCGAAGAGGACCTGATCAAGATCCGCGAGTACGTGGACGCGAACATCCAGACCGAGGGTGACCTCCGTCGCGAGATCCAGGCCGACATCCGCCGCAAGGTCGAGATCGGCTGCTACCAGGGTCTTCGCCACCGTCGTGGCCTGCCCGTCCGCGGTCAGCGCACCAGCACGAACGCTCGTACCCGCAAGGGCCCGCGTCGCGCCATCGCCGGTAAGAAGAAGCCGGGCAAGAAGTAG
- the rpmJ gene encoding 50S ribosomal protein L36 encodes MKVKPSVKKICDKCRVIRRHGRVMVICDNPRHKQRQG; translated from the coding sequence ATGAAGGTCAAGCCGAGCGTCAAGAAGATCTGCGACAAGTGCAGGGTGATCCGCCGTCACGGCCGGGTCATGGTTATCTGCGACAACCCGCGCCACAAGCAGCGCCAGGGCTGA
- the infA gene encoding translation initiation factor IF-1, whose translation MAKKQGAIEIEGTVVESLPNAMFKVELQNGHQVLAHISGKMRMHYIRILPDDRVVVELSPYDLTRGRIVYRYK comes from the coding sequence GTGGCCAAGAAGCAAGGTGCCATCGAGATCGAAGGCACTGTCGTCGAGTCTCTCCCGAACGCCATGTTCAAGGTGGAGCTCCAGAACGGCCACCAGGTCCTGGCTCACATCAGCGGCAAGATGCGCATGCACTACATCCGCATCCTCCCTGACGACCGGGTCGTGGTGGAGCTGTCTCCGTACGACCTGACGCGTGGCCGGATCGTCTACCGGTACAAGTAG
- the map gene encoding type I methionyl aminopeptidase: protein MVQIKTPEQIAKMREAGLVVAAIHAATREAAVPGATTRDLDQVARKVLDEHGAKSNFLGYGGFPATICTSVNEVVVHGIPDDKTVLKDGDIISIDCGAIIDGWHGDAAYTAFVGTGHAPELVELSRVTEESMWAGIAAMKNGNRLVDISRAIESYIRRQPKPGGGKYGIVEDYGGHGIGTEMHMDPHLLNYVERRRGKGPKLVPGFCLAIEPMVSLGTPRTEVLEDDWTVITTDGTWSSHWEHSIALTEQGPLVLTAPDGGKAKLAELGVTAAPDPLA from the coding sequence ATGGTGCAGATCAAGACCCCCGAGCAGATCGCCAAGATGCGTGAGGCGGGGCTGGTCGTCGCCGCGATCCACGCGGCGACGCGTGAGGCAGCGGTGCCCGGTGCCACCACCCGGGACCTGGACCAGGTCGCGCGCAAGGTGCTCGACGAGCACGGGGCCAAGTCGAACTTCCTCGGTTACGGGGGATTCCCCGCGACGATCTGCACCTCGGTCAACGAGGTCGTCGTCCACGGCATCCCGGACGACAAGACCGTCCTCAAGGACGGCGACATCATCTCCATCGACTGCGGCGCGATCATCGACGGCTGGCACGGCGACGCCGCGTACACCGCGTTCGTGGGCACCGGTCACGCTCCGGAGCTGGTCGAGCTCTCCCGGGTGACCGAGGAGTCGATGTGGGCCGGCATCGCCGCGATGAAGAACGGCAACCGGCTCGTCGACATCTCCCGCGCCATCGAGTCCTACATCCGCCGCCAGCCCAAGCCGGGCGGTGGCAAGTACGGCATCGTCGAGGACTACGGCGGCCACGGCATCGGCACCGAGATGCACATGGACCCGCACCTGCTGAACTACGTCGAGCGCCGCCGCGGCAAGGGCCCGAAACTCGTCCCCGGCTTCTGCCTCGCGATCGAGCCGATGGTCTCCCTCGGCACCCCGCGGACCGAGGTTCTCGAGGACGACTGGACGGTGATCACGACGGACGGCACCTGGTCCTCGCACTGGGAGCACTCCATCGCGCTGACCGAGCAGGGCCCGCTGGTCCTCACGGCGCCCGACGGTGGCAAGGCGAAGCTGGCCGAGCTCGGTGTCACCGCAGCTCCGGATCCCCTTGCATAA
- a CDS encoding adenylate kinase, protein MRIVLVGPPGAGKGTQAAFLAKNLSIPHISTGDLFRANISQGTELGKQAKAFMDAGNLVPDEVTIGMAKDRMEQQDAVNGFLLDGFPRNVSQAEALDVALKADEVKLDAVLDLEVPEDEVVKRIAGRRICRKDSAHVFHVSYKQPKQEGVCDVCGGELYQREDDSEDTVRKRLEVYHTQTEPIIDYYRAQGLVRTISALGKVDEVTARAMDALERDK, encoded by the coding sequence ATGCGTATCGTCCTCGTCGGGCCGCCCGGTGCGGGCAAGGGAACGCAGGCCGCGTTCCTTGCCAAGAACCTGTCGATTCCGCACATCTCCACGGGCGACCTCTTCCGTGCCAACATCAGCCAGGGCACGGAGCTGGGCAAGCAGGCAAAGGCGTTCATGGATGCCGGCAACCTGGTTCCCGACGAGGTCACCATCGGGATGGCCAAGGACCGCATGGAGCAGCAGGACGCCGTGAACGGCTTCCTGCTCGACGGCTTCCCTCGTAACGTCTCGCAGGCCGAGGCGCTCGACGTCGCCCTCAAGGCGGACGAAGTGAAGCTCGACGCGGTCCTGGACCTCGAGGTCCCCGAGGACGAGGTGGTCAAGCGCATCGCCGGCCGCCGCATCTGCCGTAAAGACTCCGCGCACGTCTTCCACGTGTCGTACAAGCAGCCGAAGCAGGAAGGCGTCTGTGACGTCTGCGGCGGCGAGCTGTACCAGCGCGAGGACGACAGCGAGGACACCGTTCGCAAGCGGCTCGAGGTCTACCACACGCAGACCGAGCCGATCATCGACTACTACCGGGCCCAGGGCCTGGTGCGGACGATCTCGGCGCTCGGCAAGGTCGACGAGGTGACCGCGCGGGCCATGGACGCCCTCGAGCGCGACAAGTAA
- the secY gene encoding preprotein translocase subunit SecY, whose translation MLTAFARAFKTPDLRKKLLFTLGIIVIYRIGTHVPIPGVSYSNVQTCVDANKGTQGLFGLVNMFSGGALLQITIFALGIMPYITASIILQLLTVVIPRLEALKKEGQAGTSKITQYTRYLTVALAILQGTGLVATARSGALFQGCPVANQIVPDQSIFVTITMVITMTAGTAIVMWLGELITDRGIGNGMSILMFISIAATFPSALWTIKTTGDLAGGWIEFGAVILVGLVMVGLVVFVEQAQRRIPVQYAKRMIGRRSYGGTSTYIPLKVNQAGVIPVIFASSLLYIPALVAQFAGGNSGWKTWINDHLTKGNHPYYIVSYFLLIVFFAFFYVAISFNPEEVADNMKKYGGFIPGIRAGRPTAEYLSYVLNRITWPGSLYLGLIALVPTMALVGFGASQNFPFGGTSILIIVGVGLETVKQIESQLQQRNYEGFLR comes from the coding sequence GTGCTCACCGCGTTCGCCCGGGCGTTCAAGACGCCCGACCTGCGCAAGAAGCTGCTCTTCACGCTCGGCATCATCGTGATCTACCGCATCGGTACACACGTACCGATCCCGGGAGTCAGCTACTCGAACGTCCAGACATGCGTGGACGCGAACAAAGGCACGCAGGGGCTGTTCGGCCTCGTCAACATGTTCAGTGGTGGCGCGCTCCTGCAGATCACGATCTTCGCGCTCGGCATCATGCCGTACATCACCGCGAGCATCATCCTGCAGCTGCTCACCGTCGTGATCCCGCGGCTCGAGGCCCTGAAGAAGGAGGGTCAGGCGGGTACTTCGAAGATCACGCAGTACACGCGATACCTGACCGTGGCGCTCGCCATCCTCCAGGGCACCGGACTCGTCGCGACCGCTCGCAGCGGCGCCCTCTTCCAGGGCTGCCCCGTCGCGAACCAGATCGTCCCGGACCAGTCGATCTTCGTGACGATCACGATGGTCATCACGATGACCGCCGGCACCGCCATCGTCATGTGGCTCGGTGAGCTCATCACCGACCGCGGCATCGGCAACGGCATGTCGATCCTGATGTTCATCTCGATCGCCGCCACCTTCCCGAGCGCCCTGTGGACCATCAAGACGACCGGTGACCTCGCCGGCGGCTGGATCGAGTTCGGCGCCGTGATCCTGGTGGGCCTCGTCATGGTCGGCCTGGTGGTCTTCGTCGAGCAGGCGCAGCGCCGCATCCCTGTCCAGTATGCGAAGCGCATGATCGGTCGCCGGTCTTACGGCGGTACGTCCACCTACATCCCGCTGAAGGTCAATCAGGCGGGTGTGATCCCTGTCATCTTCGCTTCGTCGCTGCTCTACATCCCGGCCCTCGTCGCGCAGTTCGCGGGAGGCAATTCCGGGTGGAAGACCTGGATCAACGACCATCTGACCAAGGGAAATCACCCCTATTACATCGTTTCGTACTTCCTGCTGATCGTTTTCTTCGCGTTCTTCTACGTGGCGATCTCGTTCAACCCCGAGGAAGTCGCGGACAACATGAAGAAGTATGGTGGCTTCATCCCGGGCATCCGGGCTGGCCGGCCGACCGCTGAGTACCTCAGCTACGTACTCAACCGGATCACCTGGCCGGGTTCGCTGTATCTGGGTCTGATCGCTCTCGTACCAACGATGGCGTTGGTTGGCTTCGGGGCAAGCCAGAACTTCCCGTTCGGTGGGACAAGCATCCTGATCATCGTGGGTGTCGGTCTGGAGACGGTGAAGCAGATCGAGAGCCAGCTTCAGCAGCGCAATTACGAAGGGTTCCTCCGCTGA
- the rplO gene encoding 50S ribosomal protein L15 yields MAENNPLKIHNLRPAPGAKTAKTRVGRGEASKGKTAGRGTKGTKARYQVPERFEGGQMPLHMRLPKLKGFKNPFKTEFQVVNLDKLSALYPEGGEVTVEGLVAKGAVRKNSLVKVLGQGELTVALQVTVDAVSNSAKEKITAAGGTVTELV; encoded by the coding sequence ATGGCGGAGAACAACCCGCTCAAGATCCACAACCTCCGTCCCGCCCCGGGCGCCAAGACCGCGAAGACCCGTGTGGGTCGCGGTGAGGCGTCCAAGGGTAAGACGGCCGGTCGTGGTACCAAGGGCACGAAGGCCCGTTACCAGGTTCCGGAGCGCTTCGAGGGTGGCCAGATGCCCCTCCACATGCGTCTCCCGAAGCTCAAGGGCTTCAAGAACCCGTTCAAGACCGAGTTCCAGGTCGTGAACCTCGACAAGCTGAGCGCGCTGTACCCGGAAGGTGGCGAGGTCACCGTCGAGGGTCTCGTCGCCAAGGGTGCCGTTCGCAAGAACAGCCTCGTCAAGGTGCTCGGCCAGGGTGAGCTCACCGTGGCGCTGCAGGTGACGGTTGACGCCGTCTCCAACTCCGCCAAGGAGAAGATCACCGCCGCCGGCGGTACCGTCACCGAGCTCGTCTGA
- the rpmD gene encoding 50S ribosomal protein L30 produces MARLKITQTKSYIGSKQNHRDTLRSLGLKRLNDVVVKEDRPEFRGMANTVRHLVTVEEVD; encoded by the coding sequence ATGGCTCGCCTCAAGATCACGCAGACGAAGTCGTACATCGGCAGCAAGCAGAACCACCGCGACACCCTGCGTTCGCTCGGGCTCAAGCGCCTGAACGACGTGGTCGTCAAGGAGGATCGTCCCGAGTTCCGCGGCATGGCTAACACCGTGCGGCACCTCGTGACGGTCGAGGAGGTCGACTGA
- the rpsE gene encoding 30S ribosomal protein S5 translates to MAGPQRRGSGAGGGERRDRKGRDGGAAAEKTAYVERVVAINRVAKVVKGGRRFSFTALVVVGDGDGTVGVGYGKAKEVPAAIAKGVEEAKKHFFKVPRIQGTIPHPITGEKAAGVVLLKPAAPGTGVIAGGPVRAVLECAGVHDILSKSLGSSNAINIVHATVEALKGLQRPEEIAARRGLPLEDVAPAALLRARAGAGA, encoded by the coding sequence ATGGCTGGACCCCAGCGCCGCGGAAGCGGTGCCGGTGGCGGCGAGCGGCGGGACCGGAAGGGTCGCGACGGTGGCGCTGCCGCCGAGAAGACCGCATACGTTGAGCGCGTTGTCGCGATCAACCGTGTCGCCAAGGTTGTCAAGGGTGGCCGTCGCTTCAGCTTCACTGCGCTCGTCGTAGTGGGCGATGGCGATGGCACGGTAGGCGTCGGTTACGGCAAGGCCAAGGAGGTGCCGGCCGCCATCGCCAAGGGTGTTGAGGAGGCCAAGAAGCACTTCTTCAAGGTCCCCCGTATCCAGGGCACCATCCCGCACCCGATCACGGGCGAGAAGGCTGCGGGCGTCGTCCTGCTCAAGCCGGCTGCTCCCGGTACCGGCGTTATCGCCGGTGGCCCGGTGCGCGCCGTGCTCGAGTGCGCCGGCGTTCACGACATCCTGTCGAAGTCTCTCGGCTCGTCGAACGCGATCAACATCGTGCACGCGACCGTGGAGGCCCTCAAGGGCCTGCAGCGTCCCGAGGAGATCGCGGCTCGCCGTGGTCTGCCCCTCGAGGACGTCGCCCCCGCGGCTCTGCTTCGTGCGCGTGCGGGAGCGGGTGCGTAA
- the rplR gene encoding 50S ribosomal protein L18 gives MAYGVKIAKGDAYKRAAIKRRHIRIRKHISGTAERPRLVVTRSNRHIVAQVIDDVKGHTLASASTLDTSIRGVEADKSAQAVKVGALVAERAKAAGVEAVVFDRGGNQYAGRIAALADAAREAGLKF, from the coding sequence ATGGCATACGGTGTCAAGATTGCTAAGGGCGACGCTTACAAGCGTGCTGCCATCAAGCGCCGTCACATTCGTATCCGTAAGCACATCTCGGGTACGGCCGAGCGTCCGCGCCTGGTTGTGACGCGTTCGAACCGCCACATCGTGGCCCAGGTCATCGACGACGTTAAGGGTCACACCCTCGCGTCGGCGTCGACCCTGGACACCTCGATCCGTGGTGTCGAGGCCGACAAGTCCGCGCAGGCCGTCAAGGTCGGCGCCCTGGTCGCCGAGCGTGCCAAGGCCGCGGGCGTCGAGGCTGTCGTGTTCGACCGTGGTGGTAACCAGTACGCCGGGCGCATCGCCGCTCTGGCGGACGCCGCCCGCGAAGCCGGTCTGAAGTTCTGA
- the rplF gene encoding 50S ribosomal protein L6, whose translation MSRIGKLPITVPAGVDVTIDGRTVSVKGPKGSLSHTIVAPIVITKDEDGVLNVARPNDERQNKALHGLSRTLVANMITGVTEGYVKKLEISGVGYRVLAKGSNLEFSLGYSHSIVIEAPEGISFKVESPTKFSVEGIDKQKVGEVAANIRKLRKPDPYKAKGVKYEGEVIRRKVGKAGK comes from the coding sequence ATGTCGCGTATTGGCAAGCTCCCCATCACGGTTCCCGCCGGCGTGGACGTCACCATCGACGGTCGTACGGTCTCGGTTAAGGGTCCCAAGGGCTCCCTCAGCCACACGATCGTCGCTCCGATCGTCATCACGAAGGACGAGGACGGCGTGCTGAACGTCGCCCGTCCCAATGATGAGCGTCAGAACAAGGCTCTGCACGGCCTGTCCCGCACGCTGGTGGCCAACATGATCACCGGCGTGACCGAGGGTTACGTGAAGAAGCTCGAGATCAGCGGTGTCGGTTACCGCGTCCTGGCGAAGGGCTCCAACCTGGAGTTCTCGCTCGGCTACAGCCACTCGATCGTGATCGAGGCGCCCGAGGGCATCTCCTTCAAGGTCGAGTCGCCGACCAAGTTCTCGGTCGAGGGCATCGACAAGCAGAAGGTCGGCGAGGTTGCGGCCAACATCCGCAAGCTGCGCAAGCCCGACCCGTACAAGGCCAAGGGCGTCAAGTACGAAGGCGAAGTCATCCGCCGCAAGGTCGGAAAGGCGGGTAAGTAA
- the rpsH gene encoding 30S ribosomal protein S8 has translation MTMTDPIADMLTRLRNANSAYHDTVAMPHSKIKSHIAEILQQEGFITGWKTEDAEVGKNLVLELKFGPNRERSIAGIKRISKPGLRVYAKSTNLPKVLGGLGVAIISTSHGLLTGQQAGKKGVGGEVLAYVW, from the coding sequence ATGACCATGACTGATCCGATCGCGGACATGCTGACTCGTCTGCGTAACGCGAACTCGGCGTACCACGACACCGTGGCGATGCCGCACAGCAAGATCAAGTCTCACATCGCGGAGATCCTCCAGCAGGAGGGCTTCATCACGGGCTGGAAGACCGAGGACGCCGAGGTTGGCAAGAACCTCGTCCTCGAGCTCAAGTTCGGCCCGAACCGTGAGCGCTCCATTGCGGGCATCAAGCGGATCTCCAAGCCCGGTCTCCGGGTTTACGCGAAGTCCACCAACCTGCCCAAGGTCCTCGGCGGCCTCGGCGTGGCGATCATCTCCACGTCGCACGGTCTTCTGACCGGCCAGCAGGCAGGCAAGAAGGGCGTAGGTGGGGAAGTCCTCGCCTACGTCTGGTAG
- a CDS encoding type Z 30S ribosomal protein S14 encodes MAKKALIAKAARKPKFGVRGYTRCQRCGRPHSVYRKFGLCRVCLREMAHRGELPGVTKSSW; translated from the coding sequence ATGGCGAAGAAGGCTCTTATTGCCAAGGCTGCTCGTAAGCCGAAGTTCGGTGTGCGTGGCTACACCCGCTGCCAGCGCTGCGGCCGCCCGCACTCCGTGTACCGCAAGTTCGGCCTGTGCCGCGTGTGCCTTCGTGAGATGGCTCACCGTGGCGAGCTGCCGGGCGTGACCAAGAGCTCCTGGTAA
- the rplE gene encoding 50S ribosomal protein L5: MATTTTPRLKTKYREEIAGKLQEEFSYENVMQTPGLVKIVVNMGVGDAARDSKLMDGAVRDLTTITGQKPAITKARKSIAQFKLREGQPIGAHVTLRGDRMWEFLDRTLSLALPRIRDFRGLSPKQFDGRGNYTFGLTEQVMFHEIDQDKIDRVRGMDITVVTTATNDAEGRALLRHLGFPFKEA, translated from the coding sequence ATGGCTACCACCACGACTCCGCGTCTCAAGACGAAGTACCGCGAGGAGATCGCGGGCAAGCTGCAGGAAGAGTTCTCCTACGAGAACGTCATGCAGACCCCGGGCCTCGTCAAGATTGTGGTCAACATGGGTGTCGGCGACGCCGCCCGTGACTCCAAGCTCATGGACGGTGCCGTCCGTGACCTGACCACGATCACCGGTCAGAAGCCGGCCATCACCAAGGCCCGCAAGTCCATCGCGCAGTTCAAGCTGCGTGAGGGTCAGCCGATCGGTGCCCACGTCACGCTCCGTGGCGACCGCATGTGGGAGTTCCTGGACCGCACCCTGTCGCTCGCGCTTCCGCGCATCCGCGACTTCCGTGGTCTGTCTCCCAAGCAGTTCGACGGCCGTGGCAACTACACCTTCGGTCTCACGGAGCAGGTCATGTTCCACGAGATCGACCAGGACAAGATCGACCGCGTCCGGGGTATGGACATCACCGTGGTCACCACGGCGACCAACGACGCTGAGGGCCGTGCGCTCCTTCGTCACCTCGGCTTCCCCTTCAAGGAGGCGTAA
- the rplX gene encoding 50S ribosomal protein L24 produces MKIKKGDLVQVITGKDKGKQGKVIAAFPREDRVLVEGVNRVKKHTKAGPTASGSQAGGIVTTEAPVHVSNVQLVVEKDGNKVVTRVGYRFDDEGNKVRVAKRTGEDI; encoded by the coding sequence ATGAAGATCAAGAAGGGCGACCTGGTACAGGTCATCACCGGTAAGGACAAGGGCAAGCAGGGCAAGGTCATCGCGGCCTTCCCCCGCGAGGACCGCGTCCTGGTCGAGGGTGTCAACCGGGTCAAGAAGCACACCAAGGCCGGCCCCACCGCCAGCGGTTCGCAGGCCGGTGGCATCGTCACGACCGAGGCCCCTGTCCACGTGAGCAACGTTCAGCTCGTGGTGGAGAAGGACGGCAACAAGGTCGTCACGCGTGTCGGTTACCGCTTCGACGACGAGGGCAACAAAGTTCGCGTTGCCAAGCGGACGGGTGAGGACATCTGA
- the rplN gene encoding 50S ribosomal protein L14, whose translation MIQQESRLRVADNTGAKEILTIRVLGGSGRRYAGIGDVIVATVKDAIPGGNVKKGDVVKAVIVRTVKERRRPDGSYIRFDENAAVILKNDGDPRGTRIFGPVGRELREKKFMKIISLAPEVL comes from the coding sequence GTGATCCAGCAGGAGTCGCGACTGCGCGTCGCCGACAACACGGGTGCGAAGGAAATTCTCACCATCCGTGTTCTCGGTGGCTCGGGTCGCCGCTACGCGGGCATCGGTGACGTCATCGTCGCCACCGTCAAGGACGCGATCCCCGGCGGCAACGTGAAGAAGGGTGACGTCGTCAAGGCGGTCATCGTTCGCACCGTCAAGGAGCGCCGCCGTCCGGACGGCTCGTACATCCGCTTCGACGAGAACGCCGCCGTCATTCTGAAGAACGACGGCGACCCTCGTGGCACCCGTATCTTCGGCCCGGTGGGCCGTGAGCTGCGCGAGAAGAAGTTCATGAAGATCATCTCGCTCGCGCCGGAGGTGCTGTAA
- the rpsQ gene encoding 30S ribosomal protein S17: protein MSESNVTEETAARGFRKTREGLVVSDKMDKTVVVAVEDRVKHALYGKVIRRTNKLKAHDEQNAAGVGDRVLIMETRPLSATKRWRIVEILEKAK, encoded by the coding sequence ATGAGCGAGAGCAACGTGACTGAAGAGACTGCCGCCCGCGGCTTCCGCAAGACCCGTGAGGGTCTGGTCGTCAGCGACAAGATGGACAAGACCGTCGTCGTCGCTGTCGAGGACCGCGTCAAGCACGCGCTGTACGGCAAGGTCATCCGCCGTACGAACAAGCTCAAGGCGCACGACGAGCAGAACGCTGCCGGCGTCGGCGACCGCGTCCTCATCATGGAGACGCGTCCGCTGTCGGCGACCAAGCGCTGGCGCATCGTCGAGATCCTCGAGAAGGCCAAGTAA
- the rpmC gene encoding 50S ribosomal protein L29: MSAGTKASELRELGNEELLNKLREAKEELFNLRFQAATGQLENHGRLKAVRKDIARIYTLMRERELGIETVENA; this comes from the coding sequence ATGTCGGCCGGTACCAAGGCGTCCGAGCTGCGCGAACTGGGCAACGAGGAGCTCCTCAACAAGCTCCGCGAGGCCAAGGAAGAGCTGTTCAACCTCCGTTTCCAGGCGGCGACCGGTCAGCTCGAGAACCACGGTCGGCTGAAGGCCGTCCGCAAGGACATCGCGCGGATCTACACCCTCATGCGTGAGCGCGAGCTGGGCATCGAGACGGTGGAGAACGCCTGA